The following are from one region of the Nicotiana tomentosiformis chromosome 7, ASM39032v3, whole genome shotgun sequence genome:
- the LOC104116322 gene encoding uncharacterized protein isoform X5: protein MQELFQGHGKGFDVENALFATSVRDFEKAISMVSYGFNSIEDFYAKSSTRDVVGKVKIPLLFIQSDEGSVPLFSVPRSSIAENPYTSLLLCSYFPHDETTNGRSTLTWCQHLTIEWLTAAELGLLKGRHPLLKDVDVTINPSKGLTLVREPSYPSFRSNKLLDLPNSDALDGYSLDPSLQIFEGGDTAARFGRDSGKELRSTEKLQETFSTLQNGSAADAESGGEEAGSPVDGERGMLQAAELVMNMLDVTMPDTLTEEQKKKVLTAVGQGETIMKALQDAVPDDVRGKLTTAVSGILHNHGSNLKIDGLLNLGHIPNLTSRVKSKIEKDGGFSSIEGGSETPHLSDGKKRAGDFSEEFNNDGSSTEKHSQDLVSEPELLENAQKSVDTSQSQEMSSHGSEVPALDKKDRNDVESNQSANLSEENTALTSDYRENESKAGAKLESSSAPEVDGGTEKVIAEQSKVQHDGGKRQADLKEEISTQQKEEKNDDISSDPNKETSATQTEDNISFAASPSETNVLENEVSDTVKREERSMQTESNQIIPNAPSFDVSQALDTLTGIDDSTQVAVNSVFHVLEDMITQLEGERNKESEINNGDDKDGLKKSEIKNGDGENGLKDRDKVLDQNTSSISNNHPTVDNQELDDVEKSKVCSPSQEKYRTDATVFGEVQSDTVNFQEISGESHAESDQRRKKIVNGDPAVDSLRSLDYIQKTVPVYMSINSYGDPLYKEYLRNYLSSKTVITKPLDLDTTTALFLDYFPEEGQWKLLEQTGSNSDLADEVAGDDRIHVEMQHDSLRETTNMDNVIEPSYVIFDNEIQDPDEECVTLNNSNENVEVDNDTANGSALFFRNIIVDAIKVEVGRKVSAADMKEMQPKLFSELEHVANAISQAVGHGEELVSFIKSKNRTSEKVGTLQAEHIVHAISSAVQGTSYLRRVLPVGVIVGCSLAALRKFFDVDAVDSSGQSKELVLDEISELGKVNSIQTDNKQIDEKHPDKQVYGLQSPLCQVEGAADSENSDRKYIMVGAVTAALGASAFLVHQQDAETFANSPKPFEDEKNQSKEVGKLDEESNDKSHNNIVTSLAEKAMSVAGPVVPMKKDGAVDQERLVAMLAELGQKGGILKLVAKVALLWGGVRGAINLTDKLISFLRIAERPLAQRILAFAGMVLVLWSPVVVPLLLTLVQRWTTQKPSRTAELVCIVGLYMSIFLLVTLWGKRIRGYENPLEQYGIDMTSMQKGQNYLKGLFGGIVLVLLIHSVNSLIGCAHFCLPVAPPTSSAALTWLKVYGRMFVLFVQGLATATGIATVEELLFRSWLPDEIAVDLGYYRGIIVSGLAFALFQRSPWAVPGLWLLSLTLAGVRQRSQGSLFLPIGLRSGILASSYILHTGGFLTYQPKFPPWFTGSYPAQPFSGVVGFAFALSLAILLYPGEPLRRKNTARKIKE, encoded by the exons ATGCAGGAACTCTTTCAAGGTCATGGAAAAGGCTTTGATGTTGAAAATGCTCTTTTCGCGACATCTGTTCGGGACTTTGAGAAAGCAATATCAATGGTATCTTATGGATTTAATTCTATCGAAGATTTCTATGCAAAATCCAGTACAAGGGATGTGGTTGGCAAAGTAAAGATTCCTCTTCTTTTTATCCAG AGCGATGAAGGGTCAGTTCCCTTGTTCTCTGTTCCACGCAGTTCGATAGCAGAAAATCCATATACAAGCCTACTGTTGTGCTCTTATTTTCCACATGATGAAACGACAAATGGCAGATCAACGCTAACTTGGTGCCAGCATCTTACTATTGAG TGGCTCACAGCTGCAGAGCTCGGACTTTTGAAGGGTCGTCATCCTCTTCTGAAAGATGTTGATGTTACCATTAATCCATCCAAGGGTCTTACTCTTGTGCGTGAACCATCTTATCCAAGTTTTAGATCAAACAAGCTCTTGGATCTTCCTAACTCAGATGCTTTAGATGGTTACTCCTTAGATCCTTCACTGCAAATATTTGAAGGAGGAGATACCGCTGCGAGATTTGGAAGAGATTCAGGAAAAGAACTTCGGAGCACAGAGAAGCTACAAGAGACCTTTAGCACCTTACAAAATGGTAGTGCTGCTGATGCAGAATCAGGAGGAGAGGAGGCTGGAAGTCCTGTCGATGGTGAAAGAGGCATGTTACAGGCTGCAGAACTAGTTATGAATATGCTTGATGTGACAATGCCTGATACACTAACAGAAGAACAGAAGAAGAAG GTCCTGACGGCTGTCGGTCAAGGGGAGACAATAATGAAAGCTTTGCAAGATGCCGTACCTGATGATGTTCGTGGAAAGCTCACAACTGCTGTATCTGGAATTTTGCACAATCACGGTTCAAATCTCAAAATTGATGGACTACTAAATCTTGGACATATTCCAAACTTGACATCTAGAGTAAAGTCAAAGATAGAAAAGGATGGAGGATTTTCAAGTATAGAAGGTGGAAGTGAAACTCCTCACTTATCAGATGGGAAGAAGAGGGCTGGTGATTTTTCAGAAGAATTTAATAATGACGGCTCTAGCACAGAAAAGCATTCTCAAGACCTAGTTTCAGAACCTGAGTTGTTGGAGAACGCGCAAAAATCTGTAGATACAAGTCAGTCTCAAGAAATGAGTAGCCATGGTAGTGAAGTTCCTGCTTTAGATAAGAAGGATAGAAACGATGTGGAGAGTAATCAAAGTGCAAATCTTTCTGAAGAAAACACTGCCCTAACTTCTGATTACAGGGAAAATGAGTCAAAAGCTGGAGCTAAACTTGAGAGTTCAAGTGCGCCTGAAGTGGATGGTGGCACTGAGAAAGTGATTGCCGAGCAATCCAAAGTACAGCATGATGGTGGGAAACGTCAGGCGGACTTGAAAGAAGAGATCTCTACCCaacaaaaggaagaaaaaaatgaTGATATTTCTAGTGATCCGAATAAGGAAACATCTGCCACCCAGACAGAGGATAACATATCATTTGCGGCATCCCCTTCAGAGACCAACGTACTGGAAAACGAAGTTTCTGATACTgtcaaaagagaagaaagaagtaTGCAGACTGAATCAAATCAAATTATTCCTAATGCACCAAGTTTTGATGTTTCTCAAGCATTGGATACCCTGACTGGAATTGATGATTCAACTCAGGTAGCAGTTAATAGTGTATTTCATGTACTTGAAGATATGATCACTCAGTTGGAAGGGGAAAGAAACAAGGAAAGTGAAATCAATAATGGAGATGATAAAGATGGACTTAAGAAAAGTGAAATCAAGAATGGGGACGGAGAAAATGGACTTAAGGACAGAGACAAGGTTCTTGATCAAAATACTAGCTCCATCTCAAACAATCACCCTACAGTTGATAACCAAGAATTAGATGATGTTGAGAAGAGCAAAGTATGCTCACCTTCCCAAGAAAAATACAGAACAGATGCCACTGTATTTGGTGAAGTTCAAAGTGATACCGTCAATTTTCAGGAAATTAGTGGAGAAAGCCACGCAGAAAGTGATCAGAGGAGAAAAAAAATTGTCAATGGAGATCCTGCAGTGGATTCACTTAGGTCTTTGGATTACATTCAAAAAACTGTTCCTGTCTACATGTCTATCAATTCCTATGGAGATCCACTTTACAAAGAATATCTTCGAAACTATTTAAGTTCAAAGACTGTGATAACCAAACCACTAGATTTAGACACCACAACAGCTTTGTTTCTCGACTACTTCCCAGAAGAAGGACAATGGAAACTTTTGGAGCAGACTGGAAGTAACAGTGATTTAGCTGATGAAGTTGCAGGAGATGACAGAATTCATGTGGAGATGCAGCATGATTCGCTTCGGGAAACAACTAATATGGATAATGTTATTGAGCCATCTTATGTGATATTTGACAATGAAATCCAGGATCCTGATGAAGAATGTGTGACGTTAAACAACTCTAATGAGAATGTTGAAGTTGATAATGACACCGCAAATGGATCTGCTTTATTTTTCAGAAATATTATAGTGGATGCTATAAAGGTCGAAGTTGGAAGAAAAGTAAGTGCTGCGGACATGAAGGAAATGCAGCCCAAACTCTTCAGTGAACTGGAACATGTTGCAAATGCTATCTCTCAGGCTGTAGGGCATGGAGAGGAGCTTGTTTCATTTATCAAGAGTAAGAACCGTACTTCAGAGAAAGTGGGTACGCTTCAGGCAGAGCATATTGTGCATGCTATTTCATCAGCAGTTCAGGGAACTAGTTACTTGAGAAGGGTATTACCTGTTGGAGTTATTGTAGGCTGCAGCCTGGCTGCTTTGAGAAAGTTTTTTGATGTAGATGCAGTAGACAGTAGCGGCCAAAGCAAAGAGTTGGTCCTTGATGAAATAAGTGAACTAGGGAAAGTAAATTCTATTCAAACAGACAACAAGCAGATTGATGAAAAGCATCCTGATAAACAAGTCTATGGATTGCAAAGTCCACTTTGCCAAGTTGAGGGAGCAGCTGATTCAGAAAATTCAGACAGAAAATATATTATGGTTGGAGCTGTTACGGCAGCCCTCGGAGCATCGGCATTCCTTGTCCATCAACAG GATGCTGAAACATTTGCGAATTCTCCCAAGCCTTTCGAGGATGAGAAAAATCAAAGCAAGGAAGTGGGCAAGCTTGATGAGGAATCAAATGATAAATCTcacaataacatagtcacaagCCTTGCTGAAAAAGCCATGTCTGTAGCTGGTCCTGTGGTGCCTATGAAAAAAGATGGTGCAGTGGATCAAGAAAG GTTGGTGGCAATGTTGGCAGAATTGGGACAGAAGGGTGGCATTCTGAAATTGGTCGCAAAAGTTGCATTGCTTTGGGGTGGTGTACGAGGTGCTATTAATCTAACTGACAAGCTCATCTCGTTTCTGCGCATTGCTGAACGTCCTTTGGCCCAGAG GATTCTTGCTTTTGCAGGTATGGTGCTTGTTTTATGGTCACCGGTGGTCGTTCCGTTGCTGCTCACACTTGTGCAAAGGTGGACAACACAGAAGCCATCCAGGACTGCTGAGCTCGTTTGCATTGTTGGCCTCTACATGTCTATTTTCTTACTAGTTACTTTATGGGGCAAAAGGATTCGTGGCTATGAGAATCCGCTTGAGCAGTATGGGATAGATATGACATCAATGCAGAAG GGCCAGAATTATCTGAAAGGTTTATTTGGAGGAATTGTTCTTGTTTTACTAATACATTCTGTGAACTCCTTAATTGGCTGTGCCCATTTCTGTTTGCCTGTGGCTCCTCCAACCTCGTCAGCAGCTTTAACCTGGTTAAAGGTGTATGGTCGGATGTTTGTTTTATTTGTTCAAGGACTTGCAACTGCAACAGGCATTGCCACTGTTGAGGAACTTCTTTTCAGGTCATGGTTGCCTGATGAAATTGCTGTTGACCTGGGATATTATCGTGGAATCATAGTTTCTGGACTTGCGTTTGCTTTGTTTCAAAG GTCACCATGGGCAGTGCCTGGTTTGTGGCTATTGTCACTGACTCTTGCTGGTGTTCGGCAAAGAAGCCAAGGAAGCCTCTTCCTTCCAATTGGGCTGCGTTCAGGGATACTGGCTTCTAGTTATATCTTACACACTGGGGGTTTCTTGACTTATCAACCAAAGTTCCCTCCATGGTTCACGGGTTCTTATCCAGCTCAACCATTTAGTGGAGTAGTTGGTTTTGCCTTTGCTTTGTCACTGGCAATACTTCTGTACCCCGGGGAGCCTCTTCGTAGGAAGAATACAGCCAGAAAAATCAAGGAATAA